In the Clostridium beijerinckii genome, one interval contains:
- a CDS encoding ABC transporter ATP-binding protein: MNDILHESSKIQIVKRLLTYVKPYKLKVTLVILLLLIVMACNSVTPYLMKISIDTFVAEKNVKALILLGCGLILMNVFSMILSGIRTIAMSKITNQILVDIRHSLYTHIQTLSFNFFDNRPVGKIISRVVGDVNALQNLLNNSIVNLIPNVFTIILVICLMLILNPMLAGICLITMPLLLFAMFYIQIKADNKWKIFREHRSSLIGYTHESLSGMKVIQGFSRKYYAKDKFDSHIGNHANGFMTAVFTQDFFWPFLTAFRGLSMVILLGSGYLLSKQGNLSLGTLMAFFMYIEMLWRPIINLSSFYNAFVTSMSAGERIFDILDTKSDIVDEASIKALPQIKGDIEFDHVTFSYTNADIPALKNTSFKLKAGEKIALVGETGAGKTTITNLISRFYDPTFGCVKIDGLDIKDVTVESLRSQMGIMLQDSFLFSTSIKENIRYGKLNATDEEVVQAAKAVNAHEFIEKLEKGYDTDVNERGSRLSLGQRQLIAFARALIADPRILILDEATANIDTETELLVQEGIKKLMKGRTSIVIAHRLSTIRDCDKIFVLSKGKIVESGTHDELLKNHGYYYKLYSAQYSFLKQDA; this comes from the coding sequence ATGAATGATATTTTACATGAATCATCAAAGATTCAAATAGTAAAAAGACTATTAACCTATGTTAAACCTTATAAACTGAAAGTTACTCTTGTAATTTTACTTTTACTTATTGTAATGGCTTGTAATTCAGTTACCCCTTATTTAATGAAGATATCTATAGATACTTTTGTTGCAGAAAAAAATGTTAAGGCTTTAATTCTTCTTGGATGTGGGTTAATACTTATGAATGTATTTTCAATGATTTTATCTGGAATCAGAACTATCGCCATGTCTAAGATTACCAATCAAATCTTAGTGGATATTAGACATAGCTTATATACTCATATACAAACTTTAAGCTTTAACTTTTTTGATAATAGACCCGTTGGAAAGATTATTTCAAGAGTTGTTGGAGATGTAAATGCTCTTCAAAATTTATTAAATAATAGTATTGTAAATTTAATTCCTAATGTTTTTACTATTATCCTTGTAATTTGTCTAATGCTTATATTAAACCCAATGCTGGCTGGTATCTGCTTAATTACAATGCCTTTATTATTATTTGCAATGTTCTACATTCAAATTAAGGCAGATAATAAATGGAAAATTTTTAGAGAACATCGTTCATCGCTAATTGGATACACTCATGAATCCTTATCAGGAATGAAGGTAATTCAAGGCTTTAGCAGAAAATATTACGCTAAAGATAAATTTGACAGCCATATTGGAAATCATGCAAATGGTTTTATGACTGCTGTATTTACTCAAGATTTCTTTTGGCCATTTTTGACTGCATTCCGTGGTTTAAGTATGGTAATTCTACTCGGCTCTGGATATTTGTTAAGCAAACAAGGAAATTTAAGCTTAGGTACTTTAATGGCATTTTTTATGTACATTGAAATGCTTTGGAGACCTATTATAAATCTATCTTCATTTTATAATGCTTTTGTCACCAGTATGTCTGCTGGCGAAAGAATTTTTGATATTTTAGATACCAAAAGCGATATTGTAGATGAAGCATCAATTAAGGCTCTCCCTCAAATTAAAGGAGATATAGAATTTGATCATGTTACTTTTTCCTATACTAATGCTGATATTCCGGCTCTTAAGAATACTTCTTTTAAATTAAAAGCTGGCGAAAAAATAGCTTTAGTTGGTGAAACTGGTGCAGGAAAAACAACCATAACTAATTTAATTAGCAGATTTTATGACCCTACCTTTGGCTGTGTAAAAATTGATGGTTTAGATATAAAAGACGTCACTGTTGAAAGCTTAAGAAGTCAAATGGGTATAATGCTTCAAGATTCATTTTTATTTTCAACCTCAATTAAAGAAAATATACGCTATGGTAAATTAAACGCTACAGATGAAGAGGTAGTACAAGCTGCAAAGGCAGTTAATGCTCATGAGTTTATCGAAAAACTAGAAAAGGGATATGATACTGATGTAAATGAAAGAGGTTCAAGACTATCCCTTGGTCAGAGACAATTAATAGCTTTTGCAAGAGCTCTAATTGCAGATCCAAGAATACTAATACTAGATGAAGCAACTGCAAATATAGATACTGAAACTGAATTATTAGTTCAAGAAGGTATAAAAAAGCTTATGAAAGGAAGAACCTCAATAGTAATAGCTCATAGGCTTTCTACCATAAGAGATTGTGATAAAATTTTTGTACTTTCTAAAGGTAAAATAGTTGAATCAGGCACTCATGATGAACTTCTTAAAAATCATGGTTATTATTATAAACTGTATTCAGCTCAATACAGCTTCCTAAAGCAGGATGCTTAA
- a CDS encoding GxxExxY protein has translation MNRRFNTTGVCIPHLHYMVDITNKLTQIKSMVYRGDYFVINRPRQYGKTTTMYMLEQELKDEYLVLSISFEGLGDLIFEEEKTFSKTILKIFGDSIQFNYQEYSSKLYEMSEDINDLNAVSKAITNFCRIVDKEIVLFIDEVDKSSNNQLFMSFLGMLRNKFLLRQQGKDKTFYSVILAGVYDIKNLKLKIRQDDEKKYNSPWNIAVNFNVDMSFNSDEISTMLKEYSEDKNVTISIKEISEIIYFYTSGYPFLVSRLCQIIDENQLLWNEENINRSVKELLQENNTLFDDLVKNIENNNEFKDYIFDLIINGTEKTFNIHNPLINLGVIYGYLKNIDGRVKISNRIFEQMLYNYFSSKLENNTDMSTYNFKENFIIDNGLDFEKILLKFQQFIKEQYSSIDSKFIEREGRLLFLAFIKPIINGVGFDFKEVQISEEKRLDIVVSYLSSKYVIELKIWRGAEYHKKGLNQIKNYLDIQGLDKGYLVVYNFNKDKEYKKEIIHYEGKEIFVAFV, from the coding sequence TTGAACAGAAGATTTAATACAACAGGTGTTTGCATTCCTCATTTGCATTATATGGTTGATATAACAAATAAGCTGACGCAAATAAAAAGTATGGTTTATAGAGGAGATTATTTCGTTATAAATAGGCCTAGGCAATATGGAAAAACTACTACAATGTATATGCTAGAACAAGAATTGAAAGACGAATATTTAGTTTTAAGTATTAGTTTTGAAGGTTTAGGAGATTTAATATTTGAGGAAGAAAAAACTTTTTCTAAAACAATATTAAAAATCTTCGGAGATAGTATCCAGTTTAATTACCAAGAATATTCATCTAAACTTTATGAAATGTCTGAAGATATTAATGATTTAAATGCTGTGTCAAAAGCTATTACAAATTTCTGTAGAATTGTTGACAAAGAGATTGTACTGTTTATTGATGAAGTTGATAAGAGCTCTAATAATCAGTTATTTATGAGCTTTTTAGGAATGCTTAGAAATAAATTTTTATTAAGGCAACAGGGTAAAGATAAAACCTTTTATTCAGTAATTCTTGCTGGGGTGTATGATATTAAGAATTTGAAGCTTAAAATCAGACAAGATGACGAAAAAAAATATAATAGTCCTTGGAATATAGCAGTAAATTTCAATGTAGATATGAGTTTTAATTCAGATGAGATAAGCACCATGTTAAAAGAATATTCAGAAGATAAAAATGTGACAATTAGTATTAAAGAAATTTCAGAAATAATTTATTTTTATACAAGTGGTTATCCTTTCTTAGTAAGCAGACTTTGTCAGATAATTGATGAAAATCAATTATTATGGAATGAAGAAAATATTAATAGATCAGTAAAGGAATTACTACAAGAAAATAATACACTTTTTGATGATTTAGTAAAAAATATTGAAAATAATAATGAATTTAAAGACTATATATTTGATTTAATAATTAATGGTACGGAAAAGACTTTTAATATTCATAATCCACTTATAAATTTAGGAGTTATATACGGATATTTAAAAAATATAGATGGAAGAGTAAAAATATCTAACAGAATATTTGAGCAAATGCTTTATAATTATTTCTCTTCCAAGCTTGAAAATAATACAGATATGTCAACTTATAATTTCAAAGAAAATTTCATAATTGATAATGGATTAGATTTTGAAAAGATACTTTTAAAATTCCAACAGTTTATTAAAGAACAATACAGTTCCATTGACTCAAAATTTATAGAACGTGAGGGTAGATTACTATTTTTAGCATTTATAAAACCAATAATAAATGGTGTAGGGTTTGATTTCAAAGAAGTACAGATTTCTGAAGAAAAGAGACTTGATATAGTAGTTAGTTATCTTTCAAGTAAGTACGTAATTGAACTTAAAATATGGAGAGGTGCTGAATACCATAAAAAAGGATTAAATCAGATTAAAAACTATCTAGATATTCAAGGGTTAGATAAGGGATATCTTGTTGTTTACAATTTTAATAAAGATAAAGAGTATAAAAAAGAAATAATACATTATGAAGGAAAGGAAATATTTGTGGCGTTTGTTTAG
- a CDS encoding DNA-deoxyinosine glycosylase gives MLILGTFPSVQSREAQFYYANARNRFWKVIAGIFDCDEANTTFDKKDMLLNNGIALWDVIESCEITGSSDSSIKNVVPSDLSIVLNNASIEKIYANGDKAFKLYMKYTYPIIKRDIIKLPSTSPANAKFTLDTLIDYCKCIKE, from the coding sequence ATGTTAATACTTGGTACATTTCCATCAGTTCAATCAAGAGAAGCTCAATTTTATTATGCCAATGCTAGAAATAGATTTTGGAAAGTAATAGCAGGAATTTTTGATTGTGATGAAGCTAATACAACTTTTGACAAGAAAGATATGCTTTTAAATAATGGAATTGCGCTCTGGGACGTAATAGAAAGCTGCGAAATCACAGGATCAAGTGATAGTAGTATTAAGAATGTAGTACCATCAGATTTATCGATTGTCTTGAATAATGCTAGCATTGAAAAGATATATGCAAATGGTGACAAGGCTTTCAAACTTTACATGAAATATACATATCCAATAATAAAAAGAGATATTATAAAGTTACCTTCAACTAGTCCCGCCAACGCTAAATTTACATTAGATACTCTTATAGATTATTGTAAATGCATAAAAGAGTAA